The Pelorhabdus rhamnosifermentans genome includes the window AGGGACAGTTGAAATTACCGGCGAGATTGTCGGTAATTCTATGATGCTTTATGTAATCGATTCAGGAGTGGGGATGTCGGAAGATATGATTCATGCCATTTTTCAATCTGAAAAACGTACGAAAACGCATGGTCAAACAACAGGTCTTGGTGTTATCAATGTTCATAAACGTATTCAACATTATTTTGGTAATGATTATGGTCTTACACTGGACAGTAAGTTAGGAGAAGGCACTCGTATTGCGATTCGGCTTCCCTACTGTTCGGATTAGGCGGATATTTTGGGAGAAACGTTATGGTTACACTATTTATAGCAGATGATGAACAACTAGAAAGACAGGCATTACGGCTAATTATTGAAAAAAATTGTCCTAACATTCAAATTATCGGTGAAGCGGGTGATGGAATCAGCACGGTTCATATGGTAATTGATGAAAAGCCGGATATTGTGTTAATGGATATTCGTATGCCTGGAATGAATGGTTTAGAAGCTGCCAAGCGCATTCGAACGGTTTTGCCTGATTCGCATATTGTTATGCTTACGGCTTTTGATGAGTTTACTTATGCCAGGGAGGCCCTTACGATTGGCGCTGTGGAGTATCTGTTAAAGCCTGTTAGACCCGCTGGTATTGTGAGCGCCATGGCGGTAATCGAAAAAAGAATTGCTGGAATTCGAGTCAAACAAGCTGAAGAAGAGGAATTGCGCAAAAGTGTAGAATCGGCTCTCCCTTTTATCCAAATGTCTTTTGTCTATGATCTGATTTCTGGTTCTATTACAGAGCTTGATCACTTACAGCAACGTTCGCGTTTTTTAGGTCTTACTTTTGATCCTGGTGTAGCTCTTATCGTGGATATTGACAATTTTAAGCAACTTACTTGTCAGGACACGGAGCTTGAAAAGCAATTAATGAAACAAAAAGTTTATCAGCATATTTGTCAAGTTACTGGCAAGAATGCGTTAGTTACACCTTTTGGCAGTGATAATGTCATTGTTTTGCTAGGGTTCGCCAACGAAGATAGGTCCGAAGAAATTGAAAATTCCGTTCAGGAGATAGCTGTTACCATTAAAGAAAGTATTCGGCTTGAGATGAATATTGGCGTTACCATTGGCATTGGCAATTATTATGAGGACCCACGCGAGCTTCATAAGTCTTATTTGGAAGCTCGGCGTGCCGAACGGCAAAGGTTTTATCTTGGAGACGGTCAAATTATTCATATTAAGGATGTGCCTTATGTTAATGCCAGTCCCTTTAATTATCCCTTCCGGTATGAGAGGGCTGTTCTTGATAAGGTGCGGTGCGGTGACCGAGAACAAGCGAAGGAGACCCTCCATGAATTGCTCAATGGTATTTTTGCTAGTAAGGCTAGTATTGAGACAGTAAAGGCTTGCGTATTGGAACTTCTCATTGTATTATCCCGCTCCGCTGTAGAGGGAGGCGCAAATTTAGATCAGCTTACGTTGCTTAATTTTACTTGTATTGATCAATTGACTGCTTGTAACACGAAAGGGCAAGTGGAACATTGGTTATTTGAGGCGCTCGATCATTTTATGGATAATATGTTGGATAATCGTGTGAGTACGAATCTTAGGGTGATTAATCAAGCTTGTGATTATATTGTTCATCATTGTCATAAGAATATTTCTTTGGAAGACGTGGCTCAGACTGTCCATTTAAGTCCCTTTTATTTTAGTCGTTTATTTAAACAGGAAAAAGGCTATAATTTTGTTGATTTTCTTACACAAGTACGTATGGATAAAGCAAAAAAGTTGTTGCAGAATCCTGATTTTACAGCAGTACGCATTGCTTCGGAAGTGGGCTATCAAGATGCTAGTTATTTTAGCCGCGTTTTTCGCCAGACAACAGGGTTGACACCCAATCAGTATCGACAGGGAATAAATAAGCCTAAGTAAAAGCGAGATTATCTCATTGATAGGATGTTATCTATTATAAAAATGACCAAACGGAGATTGTAACACTACAATCTTTGTCTGGTCATTTTTATTTGTAAAAAAAATTACATAGATGAACAAAAAAATCCTGTTAGCTTGTTTTTTTATTATTCGTGGATGAATAGATCGTCAAAATAGCAGCAAATATCTTTGATGCCTCAGCAATATTTAAGCAAGGTAGAAGAGATGAAAAGAGTAAATATACTTTTGTAAAACTATTTTGAAGATTGCGAGGAAAGATCATGGCAACAGAAAAACCACGCGTCGTTCAAGAATATGTACCAGGTAAACAGTTGACGCTAGCCCATCTTATTGCCAATCCAAAACGGGATTTGTGTGAAAAACTTGGACTTGTGACAAGTTCAGCCATTGGCATTCTAACGATTACACCCTGTGAGGCAGCCATTATTGCGGCAGATATTGCGACGAAAACGGCCGATGTTCAAATTGGTTTTATGGATCGTTTTACAGGTTCCCTCGTTATTACAGGGAATGTAGCTGCTGTTGAGGCAGCCCTCAGTCAGATTATTCATGTTCTTCGTGATGGCTTGGGGTTTACAGGTCCAAAGTTGACGAAATCCTGATATGGAGAAGGTTATGTTTGTTGGTGCCGTAGGGGCCGGGAAAACGTCGCTGATTCATGTATTACAGAATGATTGCCAAAAGGTACAGAAAACACAAAGTATTATTTTCACAGATGGTGCCATTGATACGCCAGGTGAATATGCGCAAATTCCACGATTTTATTCGGCACTACTGATTACTGCTGTGGAATCTTCGATTGTCGTTATTGTGCAAGATGCAACAGATTTAAAAACTACTCTTCCGCCTGGTTTTGCTGGGATATTTACGCGAAAGGTTGTTGGAGTAGTAACAAAAATTGATGCACTTGGCGCAGAAAGGGAGAAGGCTCGCAATCGGTTATTTCAAGTGGGGGTCAAAGATCCGATTTTTTTTGTTTCAGCCCATACAAGGGAAGGTATTGATGTATTCATGGATTACTTGATGAAAGGAGGTGTACATAATGAGTGAAGCGCTAGGAATGGTTGAAACGCGTGGGTTAGTGGGGGCCATTGAAGCAGCTGATGCCATGGTTAAGGCAGCAAATGTCATTTTAATTGGCTATGAGAAAATTGGCTCAGGTTTGGTGACAGTCATGGTACGCGGTGATGTTGGCGCAATTAAAGCAGCCACAGAAGCGGGTGCTGCCGCCGCCCAAAGGGTGGGTGAAATTGTATCTGTTCATGTGATTCCACGTCCGCATACGGATGTAGAAAAAATTCTTCCCAAGGTAAAGTAGGCATTAATATGGAGGTGACAGGATAAATGCAAGAACAATTAATTGACAAAGTGATGGATGAAATTAAGAAACGGATGGAAAGTCAGGAACCTGCCAAGGTGGAACAAGAGCAAGCGATAACGTCAGGAGCAAGTTTTGCGAATCCTGGACTAACTGAATTTGTGGGAACTGCTATTGGCGATACGATTGGTCTAGTTATTGCCAATGTGGATCCTATGCTGCATGACATCATGAAAATTGATCCAAAATTCCGTTCGATCGGCATATTAGGTGGCCGTACTGGTGCCGGCCCTCATATTCTGGCTGCTGACGAGGCCGTCAAGGCTACGAATACAGAAATTATTACGATTGAATTAGCCCGTGATACGAAAGGCGGCGCCGGACATGGTTGCTTGATCTTGTTTGGTGCTGAAGAAGTATCAGATGCCCGGAGAGCTATTGAAGTGGCACTAAAAGAACTAGATCGGACGATGGGCGATGTTTATGGTAATGATGCCGGTCATATTGAACTGCAATATACCGCTCGTGCCAGTTATGCAGTGAATAAAGCTTTTAATGGTCCGATTGGCAAGGCATTTGGTTTAGTTGTTGGTGCTCCAGCAGCTATTGGCGTACTCATGGCGGATGTGGCAGTGAAGACAGCTAATGTCGAATTAGTTGGCTATGCGAGCCCTGGTGGCGGAACAAGTTATTCTAACGAAGTTATTATTATGGTTACAGGTGATTCCGGTGCCGTGCGTCAAGCCGTACTTGCTGCGAAAGATACAGGGAAAAAACTACTGGAAGCACTAGGCGGGCCTGCTCCGTCGACAACAACACCTTATATTTAAGTAGCAAGGAGGGGAGACAACATGAAAAAATCGAAACGTTTTGAAGCTTTGGCAGCGCGTCCTGTTAATCAGGATGGTTTTGTAGTGGAATGGCCGGAAGTAGGCCTTATGGCGATGGGGAGCCCGAATGATCCGAAACCGAGCATCAAAGTGGTCAATGGTAAGATTGCCGAAATGGATGGGATTCCCCGCGAAAAATTTGACTTTATTGACCAATTTATTGCCGATTACGCAATTGATGTGTCTATTACTGAACAAGCCATGGCGATGGATGATTTGGCTATTGCCAAAATGCTTGTGGATGTCAATGTTTCACGCGATGAAATTGTCAAGGTAGTTCGTGGACTGACAGCAGCCAAGATTGTTGCTGTATTCAATAAAATGAATGTCGTTGAAATGATGATGGCGTTACAAAAGATGCGGGCGCGTAAGATTCCTTCTAATCAGTGTCATATTACGAATATCAACGATAATCCTGTCTTAATTGCAGCAGATGGTGCTGAAGCTGCACTACGTGGTTTCGATGAAATGGAAACAACCGTTGCGGTCGTTCGTTATGCGCCATTTAATGCCTTGTCGCTTTTAATTGGCGGTCAGACCGGACGAGGTGGTACGCTTATTCAATGTTCCTTAGAAGAAGCGACGGAACTGGAATTGGGTATGCGCGGTATTACTGCTTATGCTGAGACGATCTCTGTCTATGGTACGGAAAATGTTTTTGTTGATGGTGATGATACGCCATGGTCTAAGGCTTTTTTGGCTTCGGCTTATGCGTCACGAGGTCTTAAAATGCGCTTTACTTCTGGAACTGGTTCCGAGGTGCAAATGGGGTATGCCGAAGGCAAATCGATGCTCTATCTCGAAGTTCGCTGCATCATGATTACCAAGGGTGCTGGGGCACAGGGACTTCAGAATGGTTCTGTTAGCTGTATTGGTGTGCCTGCCGCTGTTCCATCAGGAATTCGAGCCGTACTTGCTGAGAATCTTTGTACTTCTATGATGGATTTGGAAGTAGCCTCAAGTAATGACCAGACCTTTACTCATTCCGATATTCGGCGCACAGCACGGACATTGATGCAAATGTTACCTGGAACGGACTTTATTTGTTCAGGCTATGGCGGGATTCCTAACTATGATAATATGTTTGCTGGTTCCAATTGGGATGTAGATGACTATGATGATTGGAACATTATTCAACGTGATCTTAAAGTAGATGGTGGATTGCGGCCGATTTTGGAAGAAGAAGCCATTGCTGTTCGAAACAAAGCAGCGCGA containing:
- a CDS encoding response regulator transcription factor, translated to MVTLFIADDEQLERQALRLIIEKNCPNIQIIGEAGDGISTVHMVIDEKPDIVLMDIRMPGMNGLEAAKRIRTVLPDSHIVMLTAFDEFTYAREALTIGAVEYLLKPVRPAGIVSAMAVIEKRIAGIRVKQAEEEELRKSVESALPFIQMSFVYDLISGSITELDHLQQRSRFLGLTFDPGVALIVDIDNFKQLTCQDTELEKQLMKQKVYQHICQVTGKNALVTPFGSDNVIVLLGFANEDRSEEIENSVQEIAVTIKESIRLEMNIGVTIGIGNYYEDPRELHKSYLEARRAERQRFYLGDGQIIHIKDVPYVNASPFNYPFRYERAVLDKVRCGDREQAKETLHELLNGIFASKASIETVKACVLELLIVLSRSAVEGGANLDQLTLLNFTCIDQLTACNTKGQVEHWLFEALDHFMDNMLDNRVSTNLRVINQACDYIVHHCHKNISLEDVAQTVHLSPFYFSRLFKQEKGYNFVDFLTQVRMDKAKKLLQNPDFTAVRIASEVGYQDASYFSRVFRQTTGLTPNQYRQGINKPK
- the eutS gene encoding ethanolamine utilization microcompartment protein EutS; its protein translation is MATEKPRVVQEYVPGKQLTLAHLIANPKRDLCEKLGLVTSSAIGILTITPCEAAIIAADIATKTADVQIGFMDRFTGSLVITGNVAAVEAALSQIIHVLRDGLGFTGPKLTKS
- a CDS encoding EutP/PduV family microcompartment system protein; this encodes MFVGAVGAGKTSLIHVLQNDCQKVQKTQSIIFTDGAIDTPGEYAQIPRFYSALLITAVESSIVVIVQDATDLKTTLPPGFAGIFTRKVVGVVTKIDALGAEREKARNRLFQVGVKDPIFFVSAHTREGIDVFMDYLMKGGVHNE
- the eutM gene encoding ethanolamine utilization microcompartment protein EutM, with translation MMSEALGMVETRGLVGAIEAADAMVKAANVILIGYEKIGSGLVTVMVRGDVGAIKAATEAGAAAAQRVGEIVSVHVIPRPHTDVEKILPKVK
- the pduB gene encoding propanediol utilization microcompartment protein PduB; the encoded protein is MQEQLIDKVMDEIKKRMESQEPAKVEQEQAITSGASFANPGLTEFVGTAIGDTIGLVIANVDPMLHDIMKIDPKFRSIGILGGRTGAGPHILAADEAVKATNTEIITIELARDTKGGAGHGCLILFGAEEVSDARRAIEVALKELDRTMGDVYGNDAGHIELQYTARASYAVNKAFNGPIGKAFGLVVGAPAAIGVLMADVAVKTANVELVGYASPGGGTSYSNEVIIMVTGDSGAVRQAVLAAKDTGKKLLEALGGPAPSTTTPYI
- a CDS encoding propanediol/glycerol family dehydratase large subunit, with amino-acid sequence MKKSKRFEALAARPVNQDGFVVEWPEVGLMAMGSPNDPKPSIKVVNGKIAEMDGIPREKFDFIDQFIADYAIDVSITEQAMAMDDLAIAKMLVDVNVSRDEIVKVVRGLTAAKIVAVFNKMNVVEMMMALQKMRARKIPSNQCHITNINDNPVLIAADGAEAALRGFDEMETTVAVVRYAPFNALSLLIGGQTGRGGTLIQCSLEEATELELGMRGITAYAETISVYGTENVFVDGDDTPWSKAFLASAYASRGLKMRFTSGTGSEVQMGYAEGKSMLYLEVRCIMITKGAGAQGLQNGSVSCIGVPAAVPSGIRAVLAENLCTSMMDLEVASSNDQTFTHSDIRRTARTLMQMLPGTDFICSGYGGIPNYDNMFAGSNWDVDDYDDWNIIQRDLKVDGGLRPILEEEAIAVRNKAARALQAVFKELGFPAITDEEVEAATYAHGSKDMPQRNVVEDLKAAQELMSRGITGLDIIKALSKAGFDDLATNVLNLLKQRISGDYLHAAAILDKDFNVISAVNNRNDYMGPGTGYRMSDERWDEIKNISQAINPSDFDV